A region of the Mycobacteriales bacterium genome:
CTCGCCGGTGGCGGCGCGGACGGCACCGCGCCGGCCGACCGCGCCGCCGCCGTGCGGGCCCGCGCGCGCACCATCGCCGCCCGCCGCCGGGCCGCGGTCGCGGGCGGGGTGGCGCTGACCGTCGCGGCCGTCGCCGGCGTGGCCGTGGGCCGGCCGGACGCGGGGGACAGCGTCGTCCCCGCCTCCACGGCTGCCGCCGGACCGGCCGCGGCGACCACGACGGCACCGCCGTCGCCCACCCTCCCGACGTCGACGCCCCCGGCCGTCACCACCACCGCCCCCGCGCCCGCCGTCACCACCGCCGCGGCCGCGGCGAGCGGGCCGGCCGTCACGATCCGGCCCGTCCGCGTCGCGCCGACCGGCCAGGAGAGCGAGTTCGAGGTGCACGTGGTCGACCCGTACGGCGGCCTCGCGGCGCTCCAGTTCTCGTTCGGCGTGCGGGACCCACGGCACGTGGACGAGTTCGACCGCTTCCCCATCGTCGACTCCATCGACCCGGGCGGCGACATCGACGAGCGCGAGTACCCCTGCGACGGCAAGCCGGACCTCGCGCGGCCGGTGGACACGACGTTCCGCTACCGGCACACGTTCCGCTTCCCGGGCACGTACACGGCGTTCGCCCGCGCGCAGACCCGCTCCTGCGCCGGCGCCGAGCTCGGCCACTTCGGCGTGACGATCAAGGGCGACCACGTCGCCGAGACGGCGCTGTCCTACGCCGTCACCGGCGACGTCTGGCCGAACGGTCCCGCGCGGCCGGTCCTCTCCCTCGCGTTCCGGCGCAGCCACCCAGACTTCAAGGACACGGTGGACGACGGCCCCGGCACCCAGGTCAACGTCACCGACGACGGCGCGCTGCGGCGGGTCCGCGTCGACTGGGGCGACGGGACGGCCGAGGACGTCGCGTTCGGCCGGGACCGGGACGCCGGGACGGCCAGCGACTGCGACGACCCCGACGTCAGCGACGAGTTCGCCTGGCCGTCCCAGACGTGGGTCGCGCGGCCGGACCACACCTACGCCCAGCCGGGCAGCTACACCGTCACGGTCACCGTCACGACGGCGTCCTGCGACGGCACCGACGAGCAGACCGCCACCACGTCCGGGACCTGGGACTGGCCGCCCCCGAGCGCGTCGCCCACGCCGTCCGAGGGAGCGACGCCATGACAGACCACGCGATCGATGGAACGGTCGGAGGCACCCAGGGCCTCCTGCCGACGAAGGGGGTGGCGATGGACGAGCCCAGCGCGGCGGCGTTCGACGAGCTGGTGCGCGCCGCGTCGCCCCGGCTGCTGCGGACCTGCTACCTGCTGACCGGCGACGCCGGGCTGGCGGAGGACCTGCTCCAGACGGCGCTGGCGAAGACGTACCTCAAGTGGGACAAGGTCCGCGACCGCGGCGCCGGCGAGGCGTACGTCCGCGCCGTCGCCGTCAACACCGCCACCAAGTGGTGGCGGCGCAAGTGGCGCGGCGAGGTCTCCACCGAGGTGCTGCCGGACCGCGCGGGCACCGACCCGTACGCCGCCGCCGACGAACGCGCCGTGCTCCGCCGCGCGCTGCTCTCCCTGCCCCCGGCGCAGCGCGCGGTGGTCGTCCTGCGGTTCTTCGACGACCTCGGCGAGCAGGAGGTCGCCGACGTCCTCGGCGTCGGCGTCGGCACCGTGAAGAGCCGCACCTCCCGCGCGCTGGCCAAGCTGCGCACCGACCCGGTCGTCACGGCGCTGCTGGACGACGAGGTGCTCACCGAGCCCGAGGGGAGCCCGGCATGACCGACCACCCGGCGTTCCGCCGCGCGCTCTCCGGCCTCGCCGACGAGGTGCCCGGCGCCGACGCCGACCGCGCCGCCGCCGTCCGCGGCCGCGCCCGCCGTGCCGTCGTCCGCCGCCGCGCTGCCGCCACCGCGTTGCTCGGTGCCGCGATGCTCGCCGGCGGGCTCACCGCCGCGCTCGCGGGCAGCCACACCGACGCGCTCGTGACCGACCCGGCCGAGGTGCCGTCGTACGAGGCGACCACCGCCCCGGCCGCGACCGCCTCGCCGACCGCCTCGGCGTCCCCGACCGCCGCCGCGACGGCCACCGCCACGAGCGCGGGGGCTCCCGTCGCCGCCGGGCCGACCGCGGCCGGGCCCGGCGGGCCCACGGTCGAGCTGCGCCTCGTCGGCGCGGCGGTGACCGGGCAGCAGGCGGTGTTCGAGGTGCACGTCGTCGACCCGGTCGGGCCGATCGCGCACGTGGCGCTGTCGTTCCACACCACCGACCCGGCGCGGCTCGCGGACGACCTGATGCGCACGATCAGCTCGGGCGGCGAGGGCGCCAGCGGCGGCGTGATCGACAAGTTCGAGGACCACTGCTACCCCAGGAACGTGCCGGACACGGTGGGGCCGACCGACCGGACGCTGCGGTTCCCGGTGTCGTTCCGCGTGCCCGGGTCGTTCACCGCGGCCGTCCGCGTCCAGACGCGCTCGTGCGCCGGCGGGGGCGGCGGCTGGATCATGGCCACGACGAAGGGACGGTGGATCGCCACCGACACCCTGGCCTACACCGTCACCGGGAAGCTGTGGCCGCAGGGGCCGCACGTCCCCCGCATCGAGCAGCAGTTCGAGCGCGACGTGTGGGAGATCCGGTACAACGGCCGCCACCCGATCGGGCACGGCCTCCAGGTCCGCGCGTCCGACGACGCGCCGGTGCGCTCCATCACGGTCGACTGGGGCGACGGCAGCCACGAGGACGTGGCGTTCCACGCCGAGGAGCAGAGCCAGACGCTGTTCGCGGACTGCGCCCACCCGAACCCGTTCTTCCCGGCGGACCAGACCGTCGTGGCGCGACCGGACCACGAGTACGCCCAGCCGGGCCGCTACACCGTCACCGTCACCGTGGTCACGGCGGCGTGCGACGGCAGCGACCCGCAGACCGCGACGTCGACGGACACGTGGGACTGGGCGCCCCCGCCCTCGTCGTCCGCGAGCGCGACGCCGTCCGCCAGCGCGACCTAGTCGACGCCGATCGTGCCGTACCAGTACTTCTGGCCGATCGACGGCGACAGGTCGACGTGCACGTGCTTGGTCTCCAGGTACCCGTCCAGGACCTGGGGGCCGAGCTCGCGCCCGACGCCGGACTGCTTGTAGCCGCCGAACGGCGCGTAGCCGTTGAGCAGGTGCACGTCGTTGACCCAGACGGTCCCGGCGCGGACCCGGTTGGCGACGCTCACCGCGCGCGGCACGTCGCGCGACCAGACGCTCGCCGCCAGGCCGTAGACGGTGTCGTTGGCGATGGCCACGGCCTCGCCCTCGGTCGCGTACGGGATCACGGTGAGGACCGGCCCGAAGATCTCCTCCTGCGCGATCGCCATGTCGTTGGTGGCGTCGGCGAAGATCGTCGGCTGGTGGAAGAACCCGCCGCCGATCTCGATGCGCTCGCCGCCGGTCACCAGACGGGCGCCCTGGTCCAGGCCGAGCTTGACGTAGCGCTGCACCCGGTCGAGCTGGCCCGCGCTGATCAGTGGCCCCAGGTCGCTGCCGAAGTCGTCGGCCGGGCCGACCACGAGACGTTCGGCGGTGGTCTTCAACCGCTCCAGCACCTCGTCGTAGCGCGACCGCGGCACCAGCAGCCGGGTCGTCGACTCGCACGCCTGCCCCTGGTGCATGAGGAACCCGAACAGCGCCCCCGGCACCGCCGCGTCCAGGTCCGCGTCCTCCAGGAAGATCGCCGGCCCCTTGCCGCCGAGCTCCAGCGTCAGGTCCTTCAACGTCTCCGCCGCGCCGCGCATGATCCGCCGCCCGGTGTCCGTCGACCCGGTGAACGACACCTTGTCCACGAGCGGGCTGGTCGTCAGCACCTCCGCGGGGCCGATGCCGCTCGGGGTGACGACGTTGAGGACGCCCTTCGGCAGCCGCTCCGCCGCGACCTCGGCCAGCAGCAACGCCGTCGCCGGCGCCAGCGGGCTCGGCTTCAGCACCGCCGTGCAGCCGGTGACCAGCGCCGGCGCCACCTTCCACATCGCGATGAGGATCGGGAAGTTGAACGGGCTGATCAGCGAGCAGACGCCGACCGGCTCGCGGCGCACGTGGTTGGCCGACAGGGCGGGCGTCGTGATCTGCGGCAGCGGCTCCACGTCGCGGCGCTGCTCGTACAGCTCGATCGCCTGGCGGCTGTGCTCGACCGCGAGCGGCACCGTGAACAGGTTCGCCAGCCGGCTGGTGTGCCCGGCGTCGGCGACCTCGTACTCGATGAACTCGGGGAGGCGTTCGGTGATCCCCTCCACGAACTCCCGCACCACCTTGACCCGGCTGGTGCGGCCCTGCGTCGCCCAGTCGCTGCCGTCGAACGCCCGCCGCGCCGCCGCGATCGCGCGTTCGACGTCGGCGACCCCGGCGTCCGGCACCACGCAGGCGACCTCGCCGGTCGACGGGTCGATCGACTCGAACGTCGCGCCGTCGGCCGCGCCGGCCAGCTCGCCGTCGATGAGCATCCGGAACTCGCGCATGCCCCCGTTCTACGCCTTCCGGGTGCCGTGTCGCGACCCCTGGTGCGACACTGGACGGCATGCGTCCCGGCCTGCGCGTCGCCCGCGCCGTCCTCGCCCTCGGCGGGGCGGCCGCGCTCGTGTGGCCGGGCGCGGCCGCGCACGCCAAGACGGTCGGCGTGCAGACGACGATGGACAACACGTTCCAGCCGGCGAAGGTCACCATCGACCGCGGCGACAGCGTGCTGTGGACCAACAACGGCGGCCTCAACCACACCGTCACCTCGACCAGCAAGAACTGGTCCAAGAACGACAGCATCACCATCGTCGGCCAGTCGACGTCCTACGAGTTCGACACGGCGGGGACGTACACGTACCAGTGCAACACCCACCCGGCGACGATGAAGGGCACCGTCGTCGTCCGCGCGCCCGCGAAGCCGAAGCCGCCGCCGACCACCGCCACCACGCGCCCGCCGACGCCGACCCGCACCACGAGCGCGCCGCCGACCACGCGCCCGACCACCGCGCCGCCCTCGGCGACGCCCAGCCCGTCCGTCTCCTCCGGGACGTCGGTGATCCCGAGTGGCACCGTGCCGCCGCCCGCGTCGACCACCCCGCCGCCGCCCCCGGTCGTCGTGGGCGAGCCGACGCCGAGCTCGACCGTGTACCTCGGCACCGGCGGGCTGCGCCCGCCGCCCGCCACCGGTCGCGGCAAGGGGCTCCCGGTCATGCTCGCGCTGCTGCTCGTCGGCGGCGTCGGCAGCGCCGAGGTCCGCGCCCTGCTCGCCAACGCGCCGGAGTAGCGACCGGCCGCGCGGCACCCGCGTCCACAGCCGTTCGACCGCCGTCCACAGATGCCGGCGGCGCCCTCCCGCCGTGTCGCACCCCCGTCCTAGCGTGTGCCGGGAAGGGAAGGTTCCGGTGTCCCGGGTCGAGCGGGGAGGAGGTGGTCTGCTACCGTGGCGCGATTCGTTGACGCGAATGCCCTCCTGCCACGGAGAGACCGTGGCCGCCTAGTCCACAGGAGGTGAGGCTGCTTCATGCGTCACTACGAGCTCATGGTGATCCTCAACCCGGATCTCGAGGAGAAGACCGTCGCGCCCTCGCTCGACGCGTTCCTCGGTGTCATCCGCGACGGTGGCGGCACCGTCGAGAAGGTCGACATCTGGGGCCGTCGCCGGCTGTCGTACGAGATCGACAAGCGGTGGGAAGGCATCTACGCGGTCGTCGACCTGGTCGCCGACCCGGCCACGGTGAAGGAGCTGGACCGCCAGCTCAACCTCTCCGAGTCCGTCATGCGTACCAAGGTGCTCCGTCCCGACATGCACTAGGCACCACCCCTTCCCCATCAGGCCCCGGCACCCGCCGGTGCCCGCACCACCGAAACCCGCTCGTGGAAGGGCGAACGCTCATGGCTGGCGAGACCACCATCACGATCATCGGCAACCTGGTCGACGACCCCGAGCTGCGGTACACGCCGAACGGCGCGGCCGTGGCGAACTTCCGCGTCGCGTCCACCCCCCGCACGTTCGACAAGAACACGAACGAGTGGAAGGACGGCGAGGCGCTGTTCCTCTCCTGCTCCATCTGGCGCCAGGCGGCCGAGAACGTCGCCGAGACCCTCCAGCGCGGCATGCGCGTCATCGTCAACGGCCGGCTCAAGCAGCGGTCGTACGAGACCAAGGAGGGCGAGAAGCGCACGGTGTACGAGGTGGAGGTCGAGGAGATCGGCCCGTCGCTCAAGTACGCGACCGCCAAGGTCAACCGCACCACCCGCTCCGGCGCCGGTGGTGGCGGTGGCGGTGGCGGTGGCTTCGGCGGCGGCCCGGCGGACGACCCGTGGGGCAGCCCGGCCCCGGCGCGGGTCGGCGGCGGCGCGGACGAGCCCCCGTTCTAACCCTTCCCCATCACCAGAGAGACCCCTAACGATGGCCAAGGCACCACTGCGCAAGCCGAAGAAGAAGGTCTGCGTGTTCTGCAAGGACAAGATCGCCTACGTCGACTACAAGGACACGGCGCTGCTGCGGAAGTTCATCTCCGACCGCGGCAAGATCCGTGCCCGCCGCGTCAGCGGCAACTGCTCGCAGCACCAGCGCGACGTCGCCACGGCGGTCAAGAACAGCCGTGAGATGGCGCTGCTGCCGTACACGAGCACGGCGCGGTAGGGGATGACGATGAAGCTCATCCTCAAGCAGGAGGTCGCCGGTCTCGGCGGCCCCGGCGACGTCGTCGAGGTCGCCGACGGCTACGGGCGGAACTTCCTCCTCCCGCAGGGCAAGGCGATCGCCGCCACCAAGGGCGCCGAGAAGCAGATCGCGGCGATCCGGCGGGCCCGCGAGGTGCGTGAGGTGCGCGACCTCGGCGCCGCCCGCGACCTCGCCACCGAGCTCGGCGCGCTCACCGTCACCCTCACCGCGCGCGCGGGCGACGGCGGCCGGCTCTTCGGCTCGGTCACCACGGGCGACGTCGTCGACGCGGTGTCCCGCGCCGGCGGACCGAAGCTCGACAAGCGGCGCATCGTGATCGGCTCGCCGATCAAGGCGCTCGGCACCCACACGGTCACCGTCAAGGTGCACCCGGAGGTCGACGCGACCGTCTCCCTCGAGGTCGTCGCGCAGAAGTAACGCACCGCCCGTCCGGAACGGCCCGGCCCCCCGCGTATGCGCGTGGGGCGCCGGGCCGTTCGGCGTCGTTGATGACATGGGCCATCTGAGAATCGGTGCGACACGCCCGGACTCCACATCCTGTGTCCACAGATGGAGTGGTATTTCTCCACACAGCCGCTGTGGACGGCGTCGTGCGGGAGATGCGGCCGCCCA
Encoded here:
- a CDS encoding SigE family RNA polymerase sigma factor; protein product: MDEPSAAAFDELVRAASPRLLRTCYLLTGDAGLAEDLLQTALAKTYLKWDKVRDRGAGEAYVRAVAVNTATKWWRRKWRGEVSTEVLPDRAGTDPYAAADERAVLRRALLSLPPAQRAVVVLRFFDDLGEQEVADVLGVGVGTVKSRTSRALAKLRTDPVVTALLDDEVLTEPEGSPA
- a CDS encoding aldehyde dehydrogenase family protein; translated protein: MREFRMLIDGELAGAADGATFESIDPSTGEVACVVPDAGVADVERAIAAARRAFDGSDWATQGRTSRVKVVREFVEGITERLPEFIEYEVADAGHTSRLANLFTVPLAVEHSRQAIELYEQRRDVEPLPQITTPALSANHVRREPVGVCSLISPFNFPILIAMWKVAPALVTGCTAVLKPSPLAPATALLLAEVAAERLPKGVLNVVTPSGIGPAEVLTTSPLVDKVSFTGSTDTGRRIMRGAAETLKDLTLELGGKGPAIFLEDADLDAAVPGALFGFLMHQGQACESTTRLLVPRSRYDEVLERLKTTAERLVVGPADDFGSDLGPLISAGQLDRVQRYVKLGLDQGARLVTGGERIEIGGGFFHQPTIFADATNDMAIAQEEIFGPVLTVIPYATEGEAVAIANDTVYGLAASVWSRDVPRAVSVANRVRAGTVWVNDVHLLNGYAPFGGYKQSGVGRELGPQVLDGYLETKHVHVDLSPSIGQKYWYGTIGVD
- a CDS encoding plastocyanin/azurin family copper-binding protein — protein: MRPGLRVARAVLALGGAAALVWPGAAAHAKTVGVQTTMDNTFQPAKVTIDRGDSVLWTNNGGLNHTVTSTSKNWSKNDSITIVGQSTSYEFDTAGTYTYQCNTHPATMKGTVVVRAPAKPKPPPTTATTRPPTPTRTTSAPPTTRPTTAPPSATPSPSVSSGTSVIPSGTVPPPASTTPPPPPVVVGEPTPSSTVYLGTGGLRPPPATGRGKGLPVMLALLLVGGVGSAEVRALLANAPE
- the rpsF gene encoding 30S ribosomal protein S6, whose translation is MRHYELMVILNPDLEEKTVAPSLDAFLGVIRDGGGTVEKVDIWGRRRLSYEIDKRWEGIYAVVDLVADPATVKELDRQLNLSESVMRTKVLRPDMH
- a CDS encoding single-stranded DNA-binding protein; translation: MAGETTITIIGNLVDDPELRYTPNGAAVANFRVASTPRTFDKNTNEWKDGEALFLSCSIWRQAAENVAETLQRGMRVIVNGRLKQRSYETKEGEKRTVYEVEVEEIGPSLKYATAKVNRTTRSGAGGGGGGGGGFGGGPADDPWGSPAPARVGGGADEPPF
- the rpsR gene encoding 30S ribosomal protein S18; this translates as MAKAPLRKPKKKVCVFCKDKIAYVDYKDTALLRKFISDRGKIRARRVSGNCSQHQRDVATAVKNSREMALLPYTSTAR
- the rplI gene encoding 50S ribosomal protein L9 encodes the protein MKLILKQEVAGLGGPGDVVEVADGYGRNFLLPQGKAIAATKGAEKQIAAIRRAREVREVRDLGAARDLATELGALTVTLTARAGDGGRLFGSVTTGDVVDAVSRAGGPKLDKRRIVIGSPIKALGTHTVTVKVHPEVDATVSLEVVAQK